A genomic stretch from Bosea sp. F3-2 includes:
- a CDS encoding ATP-binding cassette domain-containing protein has protein sequence MAGAGPFADGQGDLFELDGVTFGVPGRVLLEPLTFSLPTRRVIGLIGHNGSGKSTLLKLLARQQAPSAGTIHFEGKALDAWNGRAFARKVAYLPQQTPPSSGLLVKELVALGRYPWHGALGRFGARDREKVAEAMALTDVECFADRLVDTLSGGERQRVWLAMLVAQDAECLLLDEPTSALDIAHQIEVLSLVHRLSADKGLGVIVVLHDVNMAARFCDEIIALHSGKMIVRGTPEDIMTSQQLARIYGIEMSVIAHPQTQRPIALPA, from the coding sequence ATGGCTGGGGCTGGCCCGTTTGCAGACGGTCAGGGCGATCTCTTCGAACTCGACGGCGTGACCTTCGGGGTGCCGGGCCGCGTGCTGCTCGAACCGCTCACCTTCTCGCTGCCGACGCGGCGCGTGATCGGGCTGATCGGCCATAACGGTTCGGGCAAGTCGACCTTGCTCAAGCTGCTCGCCCGCCAGCAAGCCCCCTCGGCCGGGACGATTCACTTCGAAGGCAAGGCACTCGACGCTTGGAACGGCCGGGCCTTCGCGCGCAAGGTCGCGTATCTGCCGCAGCAGACGCCGCCCTCGTCCGGCCTTCTCGTCAAGGAGCTCGTCGCACTCGGCCGCTATCCCTGGCATGGCGCGCTCGGCCGTTTCGGCGCGAGGGACCGCGAGAAAGTGGCCGAGGCCATGGCGCTGACCGATGTCGAGTGTTTTGCCGACCGGCTGGTCGATACGCTGTCCGGTGGCGAGCGCCAGCGCGTCTGGCTGGCGATGCTCGTCGCACAGGACGCCGAGTGCCTGCTGCTCGATGAGCCGACCTCCGCGCTCGATATCGCTCACCAGATCGAGGTGCTCTCGCTGGTGCACCGGCTGTCCGCGGATAAGGGGCTCGGTGTCATCGTCGTGCTGCACGACGTCAATATGGCGGCACGGTTCTGCGACGAGATCATCGCGCTGCACTCCGGCAAGATGATCGTCAGGGGAACGCCGGAGGACATCATGACCTCGCAGCAGCTCGCCCGCATCTATGGCATCGAGATGAGCGTCATCGCCCATCCACAGACGCAGCGCCCGATCGCTCTTCCAGCCTGA
- a CDS encoding ABC transporter ATP-binding protein, which produces MDLIKRFAAYYRPHRGLFLLDFCSAVAAGLLELAFPVAVTLFIDRLLPTGEIGMIALAAAGLFVAYLVSAGLQVIVTYWGHMLGIGIETEMRAKAFDHLQKLSFGFFDNQKTGHLVARLTKDLEEIGEVAHHGPEDLFIAIMTLIGAFALMLWVHVPLAVVTALVVPLTAFVTIRYGSRMTTNWHALYGRVGDFNARIEENVGGIRVVQAFANEDHERRLFAESNRHYRDTKLQAYKLMAASTSLSYLSMRFVQVVVMLAGGWFVVRGELSAGGFIGFLLLVNVFFRPVDKINAVIESYPKGIAGFQRYLAFLATRPDVADRPNARAVERLGGDIAYRGVRFGYSAGRSIFDGLNLDIKAGETIAFVGPSGAGKTTICSLLPRFYEVTGGAILIDGIDIRDMTLKSLRSNIGIVQQDVFLFAGTIRDNIAYGRLDATEEEIVEAARRARLDGVIAALPQGLDTVIGERGVKLSGGQKQRLAIARIFLKNPPILILDEATSALDTETEKAIQQSLAELSQGRTTLVIAHRLATIANADRIVVVENGDVVEQGSHAQLLTRKDGRYRSLHAAQAGHGPPASGHAVA; this is translated from the coding sequence ATGGATCTGATCAAGCGGTTCGCCGCCTATTACCGGCCGCATCGCGGCCTGTTCTTGCTGGACTTCTGCAGCGCGGTCGCGGCCGGCCTGCTGGAGCTCGCCTTTCCAGTCGCTGTGACGCTGTTCATTGACCGGCTGCTGCCGACCGGCGAGATCGGCATGATCGCCCTCGCGGCTGCCGGTCTCTTCGTCGCCTATCTGGTCAGCGCGGGGCTGCAGGTCATCGTGACCTATTGGGGCCATATGCTTGGCATCGGCATCGAGACCGAGATGCGGGCCAAGGCCTTCGACCATCTGCAGAAACTCTCCTTCGGCTTCTTCGACAACCAGAAGACCGGCCATCTCGTCGCCCGGCTGACCAAGGATCTCGAGGAGATCGGCGAGGTCGCCCATCACGGCCCGGAAGATCTGTTCATCGCGATCATGACCCTGATCGGCGCCTTCGCGTTGATGCTGTGGGTCCATGTTCCGCTTGCAGTCGTCACGGCGCTGGTGGTTCCGCTGACGGCCTTCGTCACCATCCGCTACGGCAGCCGGATGACCACGAACTGGCATGCGCTCTACGGCCGCGTCGGGGATTTCAACGCTCGCATCGAGGAGAATGTCGGCGGCATCCGCGTCGTGCAGGCTTTCGCCAACGAGGACCATGAGCGCCGGCTCTTCGCCGAGAGCAACCGCCACTACCGCGATACCAAGCTCCAGGCCTACAAGCTGATGGCCGCCTCGACCTCGCTGTCCTATCTCTCGATGCGCTTCGTGCAGGTCGTGGTGATGCTGGCGGGCGGCTGGTTCGTGGTGCGCGGCGAATTGTCGGCGGGGGGCTTCATCGGGTTCCTGCTGCTGGTCAATGTCTTCTTCCGCCCGGTCGACAAGATCAACGCGGTCATCGAGAGCTATCCGAAGGGCATCGCCGGCTTCCAGCGCTATCTCGCTTTCCTGGCGACGCGCCCCGACGTCGCCGACAGGCCCAATGCCCGCGCGGTCGAGCGGCTGGGGGGCGACATCGCCTATCGCGGTGTCCGCTTCGGCTACAGCGCGGGAAGGTCGATCTTCGACGGCCTCAACCTCGATATCAAAGCCGGCGAAACGATCGCCTTCGTCGGGCCGTCCGGCGCCGGCAAGACCACGATCTGCTCGCTGCTGCCGCGCTTCTACGAGGTCACGGGCGGCGCGATCCTGATCGACGGCATCGACATCCGCGACATGACGTTGAAGTCGCTGCGCTCGAATATCGGCATCGTCCAGCAGGACGTCTTCCTCTTCGCCGGCACCATCCGCGACAACATCGCCTATGGCCGCCTCGATGCGACCGAGGAGGAGATCGTCGAGGCAGCGCGGCGCGCCCGGCTCGACGGCGTCATCGCGGCGCTGCCGCAAGGGCTCGACACGGTGATCGGCGAGCGCGGCGTCAAGCTCTCGGGTGGGCAGAAGCAGCGCCTCGCCATCGCCCGCATCTTCCTGAAGAATCCGCCGATCCTAATCCTTGACGAGGCGACCTCGGCGCTCGACACCGAGACCGAGAAGGCGATCCAGCAATCGCTGGCGGAACTCTCGCAGGGCCGCACGACGCTGGTCATCGCCCATCGACTCGCGACGATCGCCAATGCCGACCGGATCGTGGTGGTCGAGAACGGCGATGTCGTCGAGCAGGGCAGCCACGCCCAGCTCCTCACCCGCAAGGATGGGCGCTATCGCAGCCTCCATGCCGCACAGGCCGGCCATGGACCTCCGGCTTCAGGCCATGCCGTTGCCTGA
- a CDS encoding glycosyltransferase family 2 protein, with translation MKKVAVVTMQYNEAFYVSRWIDYYSGLVGRENLYVIDHDSDAEIRETLQGVSVVRYPRSALDDQERARFVSKFVGALLELYETVIYSDCDEFISHDPRRFESFGDWLDATDFEHATCIGFNVTPMLQEENAALLDGPILRQRGHVRFVSPMCKTLIVRKPVRWGGGFHHANRPPHFPGAYLFHLKYADLGERVYRQSLTRGLDFTQVDQGHHQRSSDLDLLNLYCSFDRLERRDWDDDAIARYCQSFVEGIKPSERGGEVGTMYVAPLNIAGTEAWRLPDSFRGLF, from the coding sequence ATGAAAAAGGTCGCCGTGGTGACGATGCAGTATAACGAGGCGTTCTACGTCTCGCGCTGGATCGATTACTACTCCGGGCTCGTCGGCCGCGAGAACCTCTATGTCATCGATCACGACAGCGACGCGGAGATTCGCGAGACGCTGCAGGGCGTCAGCGTCGTGCGCTATCCCCGCTCGGCGCTCGACGATCAGGAGCGCGCGCGCTTCGTCTCGAAATTCGTCGGCGCCCTGCTCGAGCTCTATGAGACGGTGATCTATTCGGATTGCGACGAGTTCATCAGCCACGACCCGCGCCGTTTCGAGAGCTTCGGCGATTGGCTTGACGCCACCGATTTCGAGCACGCGACCTGCATCGGCTTCAACGTGACGCCGATGCTGCAGGAGGAGAACGCGGCGCTGCTCGACGGGCCGATCCTGCGCCAGCGCGGCCATGTCCGCTTCGTCTCGCCGATGTGCAAAACGCTGATCGTGCGCAAGCCCGTCCGCTGGGGCGGCGGCTTCCACCACGCCAACCGCCCACCGCACTTTCCCGGCGCCTATCTGTTCCACCTCAAATACGCCGATCTGGGCGAGCGTGTGTACCGGCAATCGCTGACGCGCGGGCTCGACTTTACCCAGGTCGACCAGGGCCACCACCAGCGCAGCAGCGACCTCGACCTGCTCAACCTCTATTGCAGCTTCGACCGGCTCGAACGCCGCGACTGGGACGACGATGCGATCGCGCGCTATTGCCAAAGCTTCGTCGAAGGCATCAAGCCCTCGGAGCGTGGCGGTGAGGTCGGCACGATGTATGTGGCGCCGCTCAATATCGCCGGCACGGAAGCATGGCGCCTGCCCGACAGTTTCCGCGGACTGTTCTGA
- a CDS encoding TonB-dependent receptor: MAVNVTNLFDKTYVKSCNGYSGCGYGDARTVTVSANYRW, translated from the coding sequence ATGGCGGTCAACGTCACCAACCTCTTCGACAAGACCTATGTGAAGAGCTGTAACGGCTATTCCGGCTGCGGCTATGGCGATGCCCGCACCGTCACCGTCTCGGCGAACTACCGCTGGTAA